A window of Cynocephalus volans isolate mCynVol1 chromosome 3, mCynVol1.pri, whole genome shotgun sequence genomic DNA:
GCTGACGCCGGGCGGCCACGCCGAGGTGAGCCCTGCTGCGCGGCGGGGGTGGCCGGGGGGTGGCGCGGCCCGGCCCTCACTCCCGCGTGTCCCTTGCGCAGCACGACGGGAAGCCGTTCTGCCACAAGCCCTGCTACGCCACGCTCTTCGGACCCAAGGGTGAGCGCGGGGCCCCGGGGGGGCGTCGGGGTGGCTCCTCGGGCCCCGCAGAGCAGGGCAGGCCCGGGGGCCGGGGGGCCCTCCCGGGCAGCGCCGCGTCCCCAAAGCCCGGCGCCCTCCCTGCTACTCTCCGAAGTCCGTCCTGGCCCCCTAAGTCCGGGTGCGAGGCCACTGGCCACCCGCCCGATGTGCCCGCCACCCACAGGCGTGAATATCGGGGGTGCCGGCTCCTACATCTACGAGAAGCCCCCGGCCGAGGGGCCTCAGGTCACCGGCCCCATCGAGGTCCCCGTGGCCCGAGCCGAGGAGCGTAAGGCGAGCGGCGCCCCCAAGGGGCCCAGCAAAGGTGGGCTGCGCACGGTGCccgggggaggggctggggcgaCCACCGGCTCGCCCTGACCCGTGCccgcccctccccagcctccagcgTCACCACGTTCACCGGGGAGCCCAACGTGTGTCCCCGCTGCAACAAGAGGGTCTTCTTCGGTGAGTGACCACGCCCAGCCCCGCCCTCTGGGAGGCCTTCCCCGGACGGGCTCGGCATCTCCGTTTCCCCCCTCAGCTGAGAAGGTGACATCTCTGGGCAAGGACTGGCACCGGCCATGCCTTCGCTGTGAGCGCTGCAGGAAGACGCTGACCCCGGGCGGGCACGCGGAGGTGAGGGGCGCACAAAATGGGGGGGACGCAGGGCGCCAGGCTGGGCCGAGGGCACCGTGAGCGGGGACGCAGGGCGCCAGGCTGGGCCGAGGGCACCGTGAGCGGGGCGCGCGGAGGGGTGGGTGGGactgccccctggtggccacAGCTCCTTGGTGCCGCGCTGGCCCCCGCCCCAGGGTGCGTGGACCTGGACATGGCCTTGGGAGCTTGAGGGCGCTCAGGGAGGGAAGCAGGCACATGAGGACGTTGTCTCGGGTCCACACAGTGGAAGCCCCTGGGGGAGTGGGGCCAAGGAGGCTGTGAACTCCCCGCTGAGTGTCCTCCCCTTCCTGTCCCCAGCACGATGGCCAGCCCTACTGCCACAAGCCCTGCTATGGAATACTCTTTGGACCCAAGGGTGAGTGTGGAGAGGGCCGGGGATGCAGGTGCCACCCTCGCCTACCCCACGCCCACCCCACGCCCCTG
This region includes:
- the CRIP2 gene encoding cysteine-rich protein 2, yielding MASKCPKCDKTVYFAEKVSSLGKDWHKFCLKCERCSKTLTPGGHAEHDGKPFCHKPCYATLFGPKGVNIGGAGSYIYEKPPAEGPQVTGPIEVPVARAEERKASGAPKGPSKASSVTTFTGEPNVCPRCNKRVFFAEKVTSLGKDWHRPCLRCERCRKTLTPGGHAEHDGQPYCHKPCYGILFGPKGVNTGAVGSYIYDRDPEGEAQP